From the genome of Candidatus Endomicrobium procryptotermitis:
TGATTTTTTTTGTTCTGTGCATTAATAAATCCAAAAAATCGTCATAAACAGAATCCTGCAAAATCAAACGACTGCCGGCTGAACACACTTCCCCCTGATTGCAGAATATCGCAAACAACGCCCAATCGACTGCCGCTTCAATATCGTAATCATCGAAAATTATGCACGGAGACTTGCCGCCGAGTTCCAAAGAAATATTTTTAATGTTTCCTGCGGCTGCACGCATAATTTTTCTTCCCGTAACTGTACCGCCGGTAAAGGCTATTTTGTCGATTTCATGATTTTCGGCGATTTCCTGTCCTACTTTATCTCCCGCACCCATAACCAAATTTGCAACACCTTCTGGAAGTCCAGCTTCTTCAAAAAGTTCAAAAAGCCGCACAGCGCTTAAAGGTGTTATTTCTGAAGGTTTAAAAACCGATGTGTTTCCCGCTGCAAGACACGGCGCCAATTTCCATGCTGCCATCATCAACGGATAATTCCACGGCACAATCTGTCCGCATACTCCTATAGGTTCTCTGACGACAAAACTTTGAACATTTGGGTCGGGAACGCTGTAGACCTGCCCCAGAGGTTTATCTATAAGTCCTGCATAATAGCGAAAACATGCAACAGCATCTGCAGCATCGACTAGACTGTCGCGCAGCGGTTTGCCATTATTTAACGTGTCAATTTCAGCAAATTCCTCAGAATTTTTTTCAATAAGTTCCGCAATTTTAAAAAGCAGTTTACTCTTGTAAGATACGGAAGAAGTACCCCATTTTTTAAAAGCTTCTTTCGCGGCTTTAACCGCATTGCACACATCTTTAACGCTGCCTTCGCAGACTTTTGCAAATATTTTTGCATTTGCTGGATTTATAATTTCACGCATATTTTCAGAAGAAACCCATTTGCCATTTATATACATGCGTCCCATTTTTGAAAAATCCATTTTTATGCCTCCTTTCCCACCCTCTTGTCACAGGAAAATACAAAAAATATTTGCTTTCCCTGCGGCATTTTAAAGCATAAACGAAAAAGAGATTTTTATTTTGTAAATTTTGTCCATATTTCGTCATACTTTTCAACCTTTGAACCTACGTCTTTTATAAATTGTCCTTTCGAAAAAATATCAGATTTAATATTCGAGGCCGGATTATTTTTATAAGAATCGGAAACTATGCCTATCGCTGCTTTGTTCGGGCTGGCGTAAGGATATTCATCTAAAATACTTTTGCCTATGTCAGCTCTTAAAACAAAATTTATAAACTTTTCGGCATTGGCTTTGTTTTTTGCTCCTTTAACTATTGACATATTGTCAAGAAACAAATAACAGCCTTCTTCGGGGAACACTACTTCAAAATCGTCCCCGTTTTCTTGAAGACATATTGCGATT
Proteins encoded in this window:
- a CDS encoding aldehyde dehydrogenase family protein, whose protein sequence is MDFSKMGRMYINGKWVSSENMREIINPANAKIFAKVCEGSVKDVCNAVKAAKEAFKKWGTSSVSYKSKLLFKIAELIEKNSEEFAEIDTLNNGKPLRDSLVDAADAVACFRYYAGLIDKPLGQVYSVPDPNVQSFVVREPIGVCGQIVPWNYPLMMAAWKLAPCLAAGNTSVFKPSEITPLSAVRLFELFEEAGLPEGVANLVMGAGDKVGQEIAENHEIDKIAFTGGTVTGRKIMRAAAGNIKNISLELGGKSPCIIFDDYDIEAAVDWALFAIFCNQGEVCSAGSRLILQDSVYDDFLDLLMHRTKKIKVSDGMAEGAELGPLVTRTHMEKVLSYIETGRKEGARLLCGGYRMTDDSLTDGYFVAPTIFADCTPEMKIVQDEIFGPVLAVQKFHSEPQAVELANGTNYGLAAGVFTKDITRALRVIKAVRSGITWINAYHPTFAQAPWGGFKQSGIGRELGTFGLDEYTEAKQININLVYEKVGWFA